A genomic window from Ignavibacteria bacterium includes:
- a CDS encoding HU family DNA-binding protein: protein MTREEIIAKMAEDADTTKVAAKAALDSFIGCVTKTLKKGGKVSLVGFGTFSVSKRGARTGRNPQTGAAINIPARKVAKFKAGKGLSDTVNGK from the coding sequence ATGACAAGAGAAGAAATTATTGCAAAAATGGCTGAAGATGCAGATACAACAAAAGTTGCTGCTAAAGCCGCACTGGATTCATTTATAGGCTGTGTTACAAAGACTTTAAAAAAAGGCGGTAAAGTATCACTCGTTGGTTTCGGAACATTTTCAGTTTCAAAACGCGGTGCAAGAACCGGCAGAAATCCGCAGACAGGCGCTGCTATCAATATTCCTGCAAGAAAAGTTGCTAAGTTCAAAGCAGGTAAAGGTCTTTCAGATACAGTTAACGGTAAATAA